In a single window of the Streptomyces sp. CGMCC 4.7035 genome:
- a CDS encoding glycosyltransferase family 2 protein, with amino-acid sequence MGAPKFSIVIPYKQRLDNIKLAFAALAEQTMDRSEFEVIVGALENSPEFASVCEEFSDRLNIVTVMSGVEWNLCHARNLALRHVSGQVLVVLDADMVVPSRFLENLYTRYFQHGQKICVVGQMIGYGDVVNRDVEAVEVLPFSDYRKVLAELETEGNVQLDYRWTPEYASAFARFPWVYACGALVAVPAAIVREHGLTYEEGFRGWGPEDQEWARRVSLTGTPIVLGEGVYGVHLPHPRNQVDQSETEIINWRFYLSKWPALDVEMAIAYDQLGADRLYPDAAREVAAAVPADGQRMGVVRGTSNGRSVLVVGAAIDTESHAPAPWISAMFDEHTSPEVLPLAGLALPYTDQSIDECRVLAPVLELSTQFRDTVLREAERVAAKVVAPEAAALR; translated from the coding sequence ATGGGTGCCCCGAAGTTCAGCATCGTGATTCCGTACAAGCAGCGCCTGGACAACATCAAGCTCGCCTTCGCCGCCCTCGCCGAACAGACCATGGACCGTTCGGAGTTCGAAGTCATCGTCGGTGCGCTGGAGAACTCGCCGGAATTCGCCTCCGTGTGCGAGGAGTTCTCGGACCGGCTCAACATCGTCACGGTCATGTCGGGCGTCGAGTGGAATCTCTGCCACGCCAGGAACCTGGCGCTGCGGCATGTGTCAGGGCAGGTCCTCGTCGTCCTGGACGCGGACATGGTCGTGCCCTCGCGATTCCTGGAGAACCTCTACACCCGGTACTTCCAGCACGGCCAGAAGATCTGCGTGGTGGGCCAGATGATCGGCTACGGCGACGTCGTCAACCGTGACGTGGAGGCCGTCGAGGTCCTCCCGTTCAGCGACTACCGGAAGGTGCTCGCGGAGCTGGAGACGGAGGGCAACGTCCAGCTGGACTACCGCTGGACTCCCGAGTACGCGTCGGCTTTCGCTCGTTTCCCCTGGGTCTACGCCTGCGGTGCCCTTGTGGCCGTCCCCGCGGCGATCGTCAGGGAGCACGGCCTCACCTACGAGGAGGGCTTCCGCGGCTGGGGGCCCGAAGACCAGGAGTGGGCCCGTCGGGTCTCACTCACGGGCACGCCCATCGTGCTGGGTGAAGGTGTCTACGGCGTGCACCTGCCGCACCCACGCAACCAGGTGGACCAGTCCGAGACGGAGATCATCAACTGGCGGTTCTACCTCTCCAAGTGGCCGGCCCTGGACGTGGAGATGGCCATCGCGTACGACCAGCTCGGGGCGGACCGGCTCTATCCGGACGCCGCGCGTGAAGTGGCCGCCGCCGTGCCCGCCGACGGGCAGCGGATGGGTGTCGTGCGGGGCACGAGCAACGGCCGCAGCGTCCTTGTGGTGGGCGCCGCCATCGACACCGAGTCGCACGCCCCCGCCCCCTGGATCAGCGCGATGTTCGACGAGCACACCTCTCCCGAGGTTCTCCCGCTGGCCGGGCTCGCCCTGCCCTACACCGACCAGAGCATCGACGAGTGCCGCGTTCTGGCCCCCGTCCTCGAACTGAGCACGCAGTTCCGCGACACCGTCCTCCGCGAAGCCGAGCGGGTCGCTGCCAAGGTCGTGGCTCCGGAAGCCGCAGCGCTGCGCTGA
- a CDS encoding helix-turn-helix domain-containing protein — translation MLEQPAFGRRLKELRVERGLSQAALAGKEISTGYLSRLESGARQPTERVVNHLVQVLGVERTAFDTPPRGGSLAQALSLALSTEGDESSEKLIAVLAQVRGESPFLRWQALWHISRYRQRRGERAEEQACLEELVQLADELALPELQCRARFQLARSLRSSGEVSRALGLALNAYQLAKGAALAVPDTGAALLTLVSVEAEAGRLPDARAHVDELVDLVAGRSDTLAAEALWSAATVRFRQGDHEGARNCLERAMKELDSGVDLTLWARLRLAAASLHLQSTPPQTQRGRECLQEAAGALALIGTAVLRQELLTLQTHLAFHEGRYTDARRLYDELNRDELRLTYRDEVRLRILESRLMILEGGEQEGIRRLKELGEQAQQQSNIDLAAEIWRILAECLEDASQSRRTEAGEA, via the coding sequence ATGCTTGAGCAGCCAGCTTTCGGACGACGCCTCAAGGAACTGCGCGTCGAGCGAGGTCTTTCGCAGGCCGCGCTGGCCGGCAAGGAGATCTCCACCGGGTACCTGTCCCGCCTCGAGTCGGGCGCGAGGCAACCCACGGAACGCGTGGTCAACCACCTCGTCCAGGTACTCGGGGTCGAGCGGACGGCATTTGACACACCGCCCCGTGGAGGCTCCCTGGCCCAGGCCCTCTCCCTCGCCCTCTCCACGGAGGGCGACGAGAGCAGCGAGAAACTCATCGCCGTACTCGCCCAGGTACGGGGGGAGAGCCCGTTCCTGCGCTGGCAAGCCCTGTGGCACATCTCGCGGTACCGGCAGCGTCGCGGCGAGCGGGCCGAGGAGCAGGCGTGCCTGGAAGAACTGGTTCAGTTGGCCGACGAACTGGCCCTGCCCGAACTCCAGTGCAGGGCCCGCTTCCAGCTCGCCCGTTCCCTGAGGTCATCGGGTGAGGTGTCGCGGGCGCTGGGCCTCGCACTCAACGCCTACCAACTGGCCAAGGGTGCCGCACTCGCCGTCCCGGATACCGGGGCCGCGCTCCTCACACTCGTCTCCGTGGAGGCCGAGGCGGGTCGGCTGCCCGATGCCCGGGCGCACGTCGACGAACTGGTCGACCTGGTGGCGGGACGGTCCGACACGCTGGCTGCTGAGGCACTGTGGTCGGCCGCCACCGTGCGGTTCCGGCAGGGCGACCACGAGGGCGCCCGGAACTGCCTCGAGCGGGCCATGAAGGAACTGGACAGCGGCGTCGACCTGACGCTGTGGGCGCGGCTGCGGCTGGCCGCCGCGTCCCTGCACCTGCAGAGCACGCCACCGCAGACCCAGCGCGGCCGGGAGTGTCTCCAGGAGGCGGCCGGCGCCCTCGCGCTCATCGGCACGGCCGTGCTCCGCCAGGAGTTGCTCACCCTCCAGACCCATCTGGCCTTCCACGAGGGCCGGTACACGGACGCACGGCGGCTGTACGACGAGCTCAACCGTGACGAGCTGCGGCTGACCTACCGGGACGAGGTACGGCTGCGCATCCTCGAGAGCCGGCTGATGATCCTGGAGGGCGGCGAGCAAGAGGGCATCCGTCGTCTGAAGGAACTCGGCGAGCAGGCCCAGCAGCAGTCCAACATCGACCTGGCCGCCGAAATCTGGCGGATCCTCGCCGAATGCCTGGAGGACGCGAGCCAGTCGCGCAGGACGGAAGCGGGAGAGGCGTAA
- a CDS encoding integrase core domain-containing protein — MPRESAAPAREFIQDAFRANGRVVPDVVHADRGTSMTSKPVAQLLADLNIVRSHSRPRVSNDNPYSEANFKTLKYCPVFPDRFGSLADARAFCRQFFTYYNTVHRHGGIGLHTPASVHDGTATTIQARRGEVLADAYAANPHRFRRRPTPPQLPEAAWINQPAKEERQEEPAA; from the coding sequence GTGCCGCGCGAATCAGCCGCGCCGGCAAGGGAGTTCATCCAGGACGCCTTCCGCGCCAACGGCCGCGTCGTCCCGGACGTGGTGCACGCCGACCGGGGCACCTCCATGACCTCCAAGCCGGTCGCCCAGCTGCTAGCCGACCTGAACATCGTCCGCTCACACTCCCGGCCGCGGGTGTCCAACGACAATCCGTACTCGGAGGCGAACTTCAAGACCTTGAAGTACTGCCCGGTCTTCCCCGACCGGTTCGGCTCGCTCGCCGACGCCCGTGCCTTCTGCCGGCAGTTCTTCACCTACTACAACACCGTCCACCGGCACGGCGGCATCGGCCTGCACACCCCCGCCTCCGTCCACGACGGCACCGCCACGACGATCCAGGCCCGGCGGGGCGAAGTGCTGGCCGACGCCTACGCGGCCAACCCACACCGATTCCGCCGAAGACCGACACCACCCCAGCTACCGGAAGCGGCATGGATCAACCAACCCGCAAAGGAGGAGCGTCAGGAAGAACCCGCAGCCTGA
- a CDS encoding MATE family efflux transporter, which translates to MTVTQTADDAGEAVHSGFSLALDRRFIALVCTTAIPVTLQSLMTSSRTIVDALFVSHLGTDEIASIGYSTRVIFIVIMATLGTANGGAVIVAQLWGSGSVQKARQATTLTVVIAGAIAVVICTVCFVWAREIMAVGTENSHVISLGTEYIRTVIPMLVPFAVISVLAASLRSLGQAKTAMNLALIGVLLHVALAYGLVFGNWGMPELRLAGAAWATVISTYAECLLFIVYLYGRRHPMAFRVRDLRDGIGNGILQKIWRVGLPVSLGSMSWAIGIFFYSIIVGRAGTQELAVLSMINPIEDTAVAFANGVATAAAVLIGNSIGEGAAEERTWCMSKALLLWSTAVAAMCCLLLLLTSFWVGKIYGEIDGETIGVAQDTTAVLAFVFIFRMTCMTLQNGLLRAGGDTVYILRADLACQWLIAIPLTFMAALVWDLPFPLVFIAINSEEIVKALISGYRVYRRKWVQRLVAGTR; encoded by the coding sequence ATGACCGTGACGCAGACGGCGGACGACGCGGGAGAGGCGGTGCACAGCGGTTTCAGTTTGGCGCTCGACCGCAGGTTCATAGCGTTGGTGTGCACCACGGCGATTCCTGTGACACTGCAGTCCCTCATGACCTCGTCCAGGACAATCGTCGACGCGCTTTTCGTTTCGCACCTGGGTACCGATGAGATAGCCTCCATCGGCTATTCCACCCGCGTCATTTTCATCGTCATCATGGCCACGCTGGGAACGGCCAATGGCGGCGCGGTCATCGTCGCACAGTTGTGGGGCAGCGGCAGTGTGCAGAAAGCCCGCCAGGCCACGACGTTGACCGTTGTGATCGCCGGCGCGATCGCCGTGGTCATCTGCACCGTCTGCTTCGTCTGGGCGAGGGAGATCATGGCGGTGGGCACGGAGAATTCCCACGTGATATCGCTGGGTACAGAATACATCAGAACTGTGATTCCGATGCTTGTCCCCTTCGCTGTGATATCGGTGCTGGCCGCAAGTCTGCGCAGCCTGGGTCAGGCGAAGACGGCCATGAATCTCGCCTTGATCGGCGTGCTCCTCCATGTGGCTCTGGCATACGGTCTTGTCTTCGGCAACTGGGGAATGCCCGAACTGCGACTGGCCGGGGCGGCCTGGGCAACCGTCATCAGCACCTACGCGGAATGCCTTCTGTTCATCGTGTACCTGTACGGCAGGCGCCATCCCATGGCCTTCCGCGTCCGGGACCTCCGCGACGGTATCGGTAACGGAATCCTGCAGAAGATCTGGCGTGTCGGCCTTCCGGTATCCCTCGGTTCGATGTCGTGGGCTATCGGAATCTTCTTCTACAGCATCATCGTCGGTCGGGCCGGCACACAGGAGCTGGCGGTCCTGTCGATGATCAACCCGATCGAGGACACCGCCGTCGCCTTCGCGAACGGTGTGGCCACGGCGGCGGCGGTACTCATCGGGAACAGCATCGGGGAAGGCGCCGCCGAAGAGCGCACATGGTGCATGAGCAAGGCCCTGTTGCTCTGGAGCACGGCTGTCGCGGCCATGTGCTGTCTGCTCCTGCTGTTGACCAGCTTCTGGGTGGGGAAGATCTACGGGGAAATCGACGGCGAGACGATCGGCGTCGCGCAGGACACCACCGCCGTCTTAGCATTCGTGTTCATTTTCCGGATGACATGCATGACTCTTCAGAACGGTCTTCTGAGGGCCGGTGGAGACACGGTCTACATTTTGAGGGCGGATCTGGCCTGTCAGTGGCTGATCGCCATTCCGCTGACATTCATGGCGGCGCTCG